A stretch of Bordetella genomosp. 13 DNA encodes these proteins:
- the ntrB gene encoding nitrate ABC transporter permease — MSATQARVRARAAVLSIALLLVLLAAWHVATRPETGTGSMDPAYAALVGNAAASGAQTPFPGPAEVGAQLWKHLGDPFYDRGPNDKGLGIQLGYSIARVLTGFGLAALVAIPLGFLIGMSPVVYRAFDPYIQVLKPISPLAWMPLALYTIKDANTSAIFVIFVCSLWPMLVNTAFGVGSVRQDWLNVARTLEVSRLRTALQVVLPAAAPTIMTGMRISVGIAWLVIVAAEMLIGGTGIGYFVWNEWNNLSITNILCAILFIGLIGMLLDTLLARAARLVSYKE, encoded by the coding sequence ATGAGCGCTACCCAAGCGCGCGTGCGCGCCCGAGCGGCCGTCCTGTCGATCGCGCTGCTGCTGGTCCTGCTGGCCGCGTGGCACGTGGCCACGCGCCCGGAAACCGGCACGGGCTCGATGGATCCGGCCTACGCGGCCCTGGTCGGCAATGCCGCGGCCAGCGGCGCGCAGACGCCTTTTCCCGGTCCCGCCGAGGTCGGCGCGCAACTGTGGAAGCACCTGGGCGACCCGTTCTACGACCGCGGCCCGAACGACAAGGGCCTGGGCATCCAGCTGGGCTACTCCATCGCGCGCGTGTTGACCGGGTTCGGACTGGCCGCGCTGGTGGCGATACCGCTGGGCTTTCTGATCGGCATGTCGCCGGTCGTGTATCGCGCGTTCGATCCGTACATACAGGTGCTGAAGCCGATCTCGCCTTTGGCGTGGATGCCGCTGGCCCTGTACACGATCAAGGACGCGAACACCTCTGCCATCTTCGTGATCTTCGTCTGCTCGTTGTGGCCCATGCTGGTGAACACCGCGTTCGGCGTGGGCTCGGTGCGGCAGGACTGGCTGAACGTGGCGCGCACGCTGGAGGTATCCCGCCTGCGCACCGCGCTGCAGGTCGTGCTGCCGGCCGCGGCGCCCACCATCATGACCGGCATGCGCATCTCGGTGGGCATCGCGTGGCTGGTGATCGTGGCCGCCGAGATGCTGATCGGCGGTACCGGCATCGGCTACTTCGTATGGAACGAATGGAACAACCTGTCGATCACCAATATCCTGTGCGCCATCCTGTTCATCGGGCTGATCGGCATGCTGCTCGACACTCTGCTGGCGCGCGCCGCGCGCCTGGTCAGCTA